The window CGCGGTTGTCCGGATTGTTCCGCAGCTGCTTGCGTATTCATCCTACCACTCGACATCTGTTGCTGCAGTTCCATTATCGTACGCTCAAGATCTGCCACCTTCTGCATAAGCCCGGGATCAACAGGTTGATTGCCGTTACTGACCTGTACAGGACCTTCGAGATGAATCATCTTTAAAAAAGCCGACTCAATATATACTTTTGCATGATTGGAAAACCGCATTTCTTGTTGTGTTTTCGCAAGTATGTCAATGAATAAATACAGTGTATCTAAATCAAATCGCTGTGCCAGTTCTATAAAGCGGTCATCGCCTGGTATAAGTTCAAGTAAGTCTTTTAAATCGGGTGCCGTTCGCAGAAGAAGAAGATCCCTGAAAAACGTGATTAAATCCTCTGCCAGCCTGGAAACATCTTTCCCCTCCGCAATAAGCTGATCAAACAATGTCAATACCATGCCGGCGTCTTTGCTAAGCAACGCTTCCGCAAGCTGATAGAAGATATCTTCACCGATCGAACCGGTGACAAGAAGTGCATCGTTAGCTGTTATCTTATCTCCACTGAACGACACGACTTGGTCAAGCATACTGAGCGCATCGCGCATCCCACCTGAAGCGGCCTGTGCAATTATCTTCAAAGCGCCTTCGTCAGACTCGATGCCCGCATCTGAAAGGACTGTTTTCATCCGATCCGTAATGTCAGCTGGTGTTATCGGTTTAAAGTCGAAGCGCTGACACCTCGAAATAATCGTCAACGGCAACTTATGCGGTTCCGTCGTTGCCAAGATGAAGACAGCGTGCGACGGCGGTTCTTCAAGCGTTTTCAAAAGTGCGTTGAATGCCGAGTTTGATAGCATATGCACTTCATCGATAATATACACTTTAAAACGAGCGTTCGACGGAGCAAATCGTACTTTTTCAATAATATCCCGCATTTCCTCAACACGCGAGTTCGAAGCCGCATCAAACTCGATGACATCTGTATTCGACCCTTCCGTGATACTGATACATGTTTGACATTCATTGCACGGTTCTTTCGCCGGTCCATTTTCACAGTTTAACGCTTTAGCAAAAACTTTTGCGGCACTCGTCTTCCCTGTACCTCGCGGACCCGAGAAAAGATAAGCATGTGTAGTCTTATTATGAAGGAGGGCGTTCTGAAGTGTCTGTTTCACATGCTGCTGCCCGGACATCTCAGCAAACGACTGGGGCCGATATACGCGGTAAAAAGCTTGATACACCAACAGTTTCCTCTCCTTTTGACGCAATGCGCTAATGTTTCCATTATAGCACATACGTATATACGAATCCTTTATTAGCGCAACAAAAAACTCGTCCGCATAAACGGACGAGTCGGATTGTAATTTTAATGCCGTGCACCTTCCTTCGACAGCCGCACATAAGCGTTACTCTTGTCGCCAGCTCGGTCTAGGCGACCCCGCGGCACATGAGAAATTCTACTTAATGCTGCTTCCTTCCGGACCTGACATGGTTCATAGGTTCCCATTGCGCAGGACCCAAACGTCAACACCGCGTGCATGAGGCAGACCCTACAATAC of the Sporosarcina sp. FSL K6-1508 genome contains:
- the dnaX gene encoding DNA polymerase III subunit gamma/tau — protein: MVYQAFYRVYRPQSFAEMSGQQHVKQTLQNALLHNKTTHAYLFSGPRGTGKTSAAKVFAKALNCENGPAKEPCNECQTCISITEGSNTDVIEFDAASNSRVEEMRDIIEKVRFAPSNARFKVYIIDEVHMLSNSAFNALLKTLEEPPSHAVFILATTEPHKLPLTIISRCQRFDFKPITPADITDRMKTVLSDAGIESDEGALKIIAQAASGGMRDALSMLDQVVSFSGDKITANDALLVTGSIGEDIFYQLAEALLSKDAGMVLTLFDQLIAEGKDVSRLAEDLITFFRDLLLLRTAPDLKDLLELIPGDDRFIELAQRFDLDTLYLFIDILAKTQQEMRFSNHAKVYIESAFLKMIHLEGPVQVSNGNQPVDPGLMQKVADLERTIMELQQQMSSGRMNTQAAAEQSGQPRKSASKSTQGFKVPTGKIHEVLKSATKQDIKTIREEWAGMMQTMQRSHAALLEETEPVAASENAFVLKFKYEIHCLMASENPSLRSGLSDALRSRTGKAYEVVYVPEEGWLGVRGDFIRKNGLAKQQEPENSDEGVPADDMLSFVKEAEQENADPIVTEAEKIFGKDFIEVHDD